GTAATGCTCCGTCACGATGCGGTTGTCAAGCACCAGCACCTTGCCGGAATCCTCTTCGGAACGGATCAGACGACCGAGTCCCTGACGCAGTTCCATATAGGCCTCGGGAACAAAGAATTCCTTGAACGCGTTCTTGCCTTCGGCCTTCATCTTGTTCGCGACACCCGCCACCAGCGGATCCACCGGGTTCGGGAACGGGAGCTTCGGAATCACGAGCAACTTCAGCGCATCACCCGGGAAGTCTACGCCTTCCCACAGGCTCTGACAGCCGAGCAGGCAGGCGCCACGGGACTTGCGGAACATGGCCACCAGACCGTCCAGCGAACCGTCCACATGCTGGCAAAGGAGCAACTTGCCCTTTTCGGCGAACACCGGCGCAAGTGCCGCCTGCGCCTTCATCATCGCCGAAATGCTGGTAAACAGCACCATCGTGTTCTCCTCGACTTCAGGGAGAACCGCCATAAGGGTCTCGTTCACGGCATCGTTGTATTCCGGAGCCGAGGGCTTGGGCAGATATTTCGCGACAATGACCGAGCGGCGGGCATCCTTGTTTGCCGATTCGCTATAGACGCGCAGGAAGGGCGTCTTCTTGCCGTCCGGGAAATCCATTCCCATTTTCTGGACAAAGTAATCAAGGTCGCCCTGCACCGAGAGCGTCGCCGAGGTAAATGTAGCCGACTTGATCCACGGATAGAACTTTTCTTTCCACGGGGCAGACGCGTCGAGCGGACTGGCGTGCAGCTTGATGGTATGCGGATTGAAGGGATCTTCCATATAGAAGGCCCAATCGTCGCGGCCCGCCTTGACCACGAATTCGAAGTCCTGCAAGAAACGGGAAAGTTCCGTCATGCGGCCGCCCACATCGCTGAGCAGGCCCGACAGTTCCTTTTTGGAGGCCGCGAGAGCCGCACTGGCAGAAACCGAGGCGGAAAGGCTTTCGGCAAGCTTGATTGCATTCAGGCCCTGTTCCATGAACGTCGCAGGGTCGGCATCGTATTCGGCCATGATGCCGGAAGCGTAGGTAAAGCCGTTGCGGTTGTTCTTCTGCTTCGCAAGCTTCTTGCCAATTTTCATGAAGAAACGGTGCAGCGCCTTCTCGGTTTCGGTGAGCGATTCCGTAAGGTTCACGCAGCTTGCGTGCAGTTCGGTTTCTTCGGCGGGAATGCGCTTTTCGAGTTCAGCGACAAGGCCGTCGCGGTTTTCGACCTCGTGGCCCTTCGAAGGCACGAGCGTCTTGATGATGTTACGGAGCGCAAAGAAGGACACCGTGCGGCCGAACGCATTGCGGCTCACTTGCGGGAGTCGGTGCGCTTCGTCGAACACGATATGTTCGTACAGCGGAAGCAGTGCAAAATCGAGGCCCATGTCGGCAAGGAACAGGGAATGGTTCACCAGCACCAAGTTGGAATTCATCGCGCGGCGCTTGGCGGCAAGGGCCGGGCACTTGTTGTAATGCGGGCACTTTTCGCCGAGGCAGGACTTCGCGGAGCTGGACATCTTGGACCAGAGAACGCGATTGCGGCCCTGGCTGAACGAATTGCACTCGTTCACGTCGCCGGTTTCGGTCGCGTAGACCCACGGCACGATCGCCATAAAGGAATCGCGTTCGTCACTGAGCAGCAGGTTTTGCGGAGCCTTCACGATTTCTTCGAACTTGCGGAGACACAGGTAGTTTTCGCGGCCCTTCAGCACGGCCGCCTTCAGCTTGCCGTCGAACAGGCTTGCCACCAGCGGAATGTCCTTGCTCCAGAGCTGTTCCTGCAGCGCGCGGGTCGCCGTACTGATGACGACGCGTTCGCCCGACACCGCCTTGCATGCGGCAGAAACCAGATAGGCCAGCGACTTTCCCGAACCCGTCGGAGCTTCCAGAACGCAGAGGCCGCCCTTGTGCATGTTGCGTTCCACCACCGAGGCGTAATCCTGCTGGTTGTGGCGCACCTGGAAATTTTCAACCTTCGTCGAAAGGAGCCCACCCTCCTTAAAAAACTCGCTCACGCGGGGGGCGCGCTCCTTGACCGGCGCATTTTCAAGCGGGACATCCGGCAGCTTGAACTGCGGAAGCTCCGAGGCATTCTCCGATTCGCCCCATACAAGCGACCAGTCCGAACCCCTGGCAATTCTTGCGAGAACATCCACGAGCCACGGGTCCGAATTCGCAATCTTGTCAAGCGCCATCACAAAAAGGTGACCGCAGGCTTCGGCATCGGGGAGCGCACGGTGCGCACGGCTGCGTTCAATGCCCAGCTCCTGCACCAAGGTATCGAGGCGGTGGTTCGGCACATCCTGGTAAGCAATGCGCGAAACCGTCAGTGAATCCCACACCGGATGGTTCTCGAACGAGATTCCCACCTTCGCAAAAGTCTGCTTGAGGAACTTGGAATCGAACATCGCATTGTGCGCGACAATCGGCAGGTCGCCAATGAACGAATAAATCTTCTGCGCCACGGCCGCAAACGGTTCCGCATTCTCGAGGTCCGCGTTGCTAATTCCCGTAAGCGATTCGATAAAAGGACGCAGCGTCACCGAAGTCGGCTTGACCAAATAGTCAACGGATTCTCCCTGGACGCCATTCTCAAAACGCACCAGTGCCACTTCGATAATTTCGTCCTTCTCAAAATCGAGACCCGTCGTCTCCAAGTCAATCGCCACGAAAGATTTCATTTCCATTTCATTCCTCATTAAACTTTTTGCGGCATTACAGCAAAATCTACAGCGAAGGCACCGCCTTCGTCAATTCATCCAGAACGTTCTCGCCGTTTTTCACCTTGAGCGTATCGCTGATGGCACGCCAGGCGGAACCGTAACGCAGCGGCTCCACGGAGCCCGCATCGGGCAGGTCCTTGCCTTCTTCGGGGTAGTAGTAGTCCATCAGGTAGGCGCCTTCCACCAGGTCATCAAAGCTGAAACTGCCGTCGCCCTTGCAATGTTCCATATAATACTGATTCGTTTCTGCAGAAAGCAGGCGCACGATCGCCTTCGGGTTCGCCCCCGGAATCTTTCCGCGAAGTTTCGCGAACTTGAGCTTGCTCACCGTCTCGAATTTCTGCAGGCGTTGGTACTTAAGCACAATTACCGTGTCGCGTTTCCCGTTGCTGTCGGCGGCGGCAAGCGTCGTATCCATGTAACCCATCAGGAAAATCACCGAAATGTCGGTCTGCCAGGGCGCCGTCTTCTCGACCGCGAAACGCACCGGGTCCACCTGCTTCACCTGCACCTGCGTCGTATCCTTGTTGACCGCCACGAAGAAAGTCTGTTCCAGCGAATCTAGCTTCGGCTTGTTGAAATACACAATCAACGAATCGTCGGGGAACAGCGCCTTCGCCTTGGAATTGCTCCTTACGCCCGAAACCTTGGGCGGGAGCGTATCGGATTCCATCTTCTTCCATTCCCATTCGACCTCGTTGCGGAGCGTATCGAGCGGGCGGAACATCGAATCCTTCGCCGCATTGCAGGCGAACTTGTAAAGCACCTCTCCCTTGGGCGCGGGATCAAAGTAGAACTGCGGTCTGTTGGAACTCACGCTCCGGTAAACGAGCTTCGGATAGAGCACCTTGTTCTCGGGAGACGTCAAGTGGCAATTCGCGGTATCGGTAAACGCGGAATCAAAGTACACGCCACGCGTAAAGTTCGCCTCGAGCACATTCGCAAAGGGCTGCGTCACCGACTCAAGTTCCAGCTTGGTCGTATCCATGTCGGCCACGGCAAGCCACAGCGTATCGGTCGATTCGGCGGTGAGGTTCAGGTCGCCCGTCCAGAGGCCCACCTGTTCCGTCGAAAGTTCCACCTTCTGGTTACCGTTGCCGTCGACAAAGGCGACCACGCGGTAGCGCCCCGCCTTAAGGCCCGTGAGCGTAAAGTGTCCGGCGCTGTCGGCGCGCGTCACGTACAGCGGAGGTTCCTTCAACAGCAACGGTTCCTTGCTGATTTCCTTGGTGGTCGTGTCACGGTACTTTTCAAGATAATGCCTGGAGTTGCGTTCCTCGCCCAGCAAGAAAAGGCCGATACTCGGGTATTCCTTCTTGCGGGCCATCGCCTGGTTCACGAGCACGCGGCCAGTCACCGTCAGGGAATCGATAATCGCACCCGTCGAGAAAACCACCTGGAAAGGTTTCGCGAGCGCGTTCCCGTGCAAATCCTTGATACCGCCCGCAAACGTAACCGTGTAAGTCGTTCCCGTATCGAGCACGGCTCGCGACGAAAGTTCGAGCGTACTCCCGCTCACCTCGAAACGCAGCTTCTTGTCGATCGGCGGAGAAATCGAAACGGCGCTGCGCGGAATAGAGGCGTTGATCCACTCGTCGAATTCGAGCCTCACCAAAAGTTCGTTCGGATGGTTCGTCGTATTCGGTGCAGGATACACCGCCGCCACGCGCGGCGGGAGCTTGTCTTCGGGGCCACCGCCCGGAGCTACCTGTGTCGCACACGACGCAAGAAGCAACGCGGCAAGCGCCACACCGCAGAACCCTGCAAAAAACGCACCGTATTTCGAACCCAAGAACTTCATCAGTCGATCATGTGGATCATCTTGCCGAGGCGACCCCAGCGAATGCGGAACGGAAGGCGCCACCAGGTAAACGGATTCTTCAGGACGAACGCCTCGTCATCGTTTTCGAACGAGAAATAAATCACGAACGCCTTCGCACGGATGTTACGCAGCGATACAAATCCCCAGTAGCGGCTATCCGCGGAATTGTCGTGGTTGTCGCCCATCATAAAGAACTGCGGCGTCTTCACGACGTAGGTTTCGAGCGGCTTGCCACCCAGGAGCAGCCTGCGGCGGATTTCAAACTTCGACTTCGCCGGGGCATCAAGCGTATCGCCCGCGACCCCTTCCACCGTAGCGGCTCCGTCTTGCGGAGCATCCACTTCGACCATTTCTACAGTTCCCGCGCTATCTTCTTCGGCCTGGTTCAGCAAGGCGACATTCCCTTCGAGGTCACGCAAGAGCGACCCTTCGAACGCCATGTAGCTCACCGGGCGCATAAAGCCGCCCTGGATGTTCGGGTCAATCATCGGCAGGTAACCGATGCGCGAAAGTTCCTTGAAATACGCAAAGGACATCACGCCAGAAACCGTATCGCCCTGCGTCAAGCGCTGCTGCAGCACCATGCGGTTCCTGCGGAAAAGTTCATTCAGCGCAAGGCCACGGTCATTCTCTACCGGAATCCTGAAATTTTCGAAATCATAGTTATTGATCTCGACGCTGTCCTTCCACAGCGAAATTTCAAATTCCACCGATTCGTCCGGATTTTCCTGCGCCACCAGCGAACGCAGCCACCACAGCTTTTCGAGCGGCATATCCGCGACCGTAAACGTATCGCCCACCGACGGCACCACGAACGCATCGCGTTCATCGCGCGGAGAGAACGTACGCGCCGTCGCCGTGTACTTGCCGCGACCGGGCAAAGTATCTTGCAGCACGCCGTTAATGTAAAGGCGCCCCTTATGCACCGCCACCGTATCGCCACTCGTCGCCACGCAGCGCTTGATGTAGTCCTTCGGGCCATCGGCGTAATGAACCAGGTGCGGCTGGCCAGCCTTCGGTTCGTGATCCCAGTAGAGGTTACCGAACATGAGCGCATTGAACAGGTGCGTATAACGCGCCGGATTTCCGTCAGGATACTCGGGCTCGCCCGGGTAGCGGAAAATCACCACGTCGCCCTTGGCCGGGTACGCATAGCCGGGGAACTTCTGGTTGCTGAACGGAATCGGCGAACCGTAGGTAAACTTGAGACCCAGCAAGAAATCGCCCGTATGCAGCGTATCTTCCATCGAGCCGCTCGGAATCTGGAATGCCTGAATCACGTACTGGATGACAATCAAGGCGAGCGCCACCGGGACAATGATTTCCCGGAGCAGTCCCTTCAAGAACTTTTTCGCCGAAAACTTTTCTTCTTTATTTTCCATCGGGTATTCAACTATGAATTGCAATTAGAGATTGCGGATTTTCTTGACGAGCGAACGGCTTACCACCAGCTGGGTCGCCGCCTTGTCGCGGAGCACCATCACCATGCGGCCCGCATCGCCCTTGCGGCATTCGGCAATATAGTCGATCGCCACGATGTGCGAACGGTGCACGCGCGTAAAGTGCCTCGGGTCCAGTTTCTTTTCGAGTTCCACCAGCGGGGTATCGATCACGTACTGACCGTTCACGGTATAGACCGTCGTGTACTTCTCTTCGCTGTGGAAACGAATCACCTCGTCGATGTTCACGAACACGATACGGTCGCCCACCTTCACCTGCAGGCGCTGCAGGTAAAGCGCGCTCATGTCGACCAGGTTGCAAAGCTTTTCCCAGCTGAAACCGGGCGGCACCGTTGTATCGTCCACCTGCGGAATCATGCGGCGCAGTTTCTCGATGGCGGTCGCGAGACGTTCCGGATCCACGGGTTTCAGCAAATAGTCCACCGTATTCTCTTCGAACGCCTTGAGCGCAAAATTATCGTAAGCCGTCGTAAAGATGACCAGCGGCATGTCCTCGCCCTGCAAGGAATGCAGCACTTCGAACGCATCCATGTCGGGCATCTGGATATCGAGAAACACGACATCGGGAAGCATCTCGTGAATCATCTTGACCGCCTGCGCACCTGAGCCGGCCTCGCCCAAGATCTCTATCTCGGAAGAGAACGGTTCCAACAGTTGCATCATTCGCTTGCGGGCAAGCGGTTCATCATCAATCACTAGGGCAGTGCACTGCATCGCTACTCCTTCGAACTATCGGTCGCCACGGGCTTTTCCGCAGACGAATCAGGTTCCGCCGAATTCCTGGCAACAGGCTTGAGCGGAGCCTTGTAAATACGTATAAAATCGGCGTGCAGGCCATCCTTGTCTTCGTAGGGCACGCCGGCAGATGTCATGTAGCGCAAGTTACCGAACTTGATGCGCTTGAAATTCCAATGGAGCTGATTATCGGAAAGTGAAATCTTGATGGAGGAATCCGTCACCACGTATGTACCCCGGAGCGTATCCGTCACCATGGTGTCGCGCAGGGTCAGCTGGGTCGCAACAACAGAGCTGTCTTCGGAAAGGGTCATACGGACCATGCGGCTCGTACAGTCATCACACGGCAGGCGCCCCGAATAGAGCCCCGGCACATCCTTCGGAATTTCTACAGGCTGAAGGTCCGGCAACGGCTCCGACTTTTCTTCGGAACAGGCTACGAGCAGGGCTACGGCGCACAGCGAAAACAACAACTTTTTTCCACTCATGCGCCTAATTTAGAAAAAGGATTATGTTCTGGCTCTTGCGATTAGGAGATAGCCTCTAAAAACCTTCGGAATACACGGCCCTGAAACCCACCTTCTGGCTACGGTATTTCGGGTCCTCCTTGTCGCGCTCGGCAGATGCAAGCGCAGGCGCCTTGTCAGGCCAGCCACCGCCGCGAACCACCTTGTAGTCACCACTATTCGCCCCGGTATAGTTTTCCTGGGCGGTCGTCGGATAAGCCGCATACCAGTCATTCGTCCATTCGGCGACATTTCCGCCCATGTCGTAAAGGCCATACGCGTTGGGCAGATATCCAGCGACCTCCACGGGACCTTTACTTTGTGCGTAGTACGCATATTTCGAGGCTGTTTCTGTGCCCCAGTAATAGGTAGTTGTCGTTCCCGCGCGGGCCGCGACTTCCCATTCCATTTCCGTCGGCAAGCGGACCGCCTTCGCAGCGTAATTTACAGACAAATTAGTTAAAGAACCCTTTGTGTCAACCGATTCGTAAACATAGGCGGTATCGAGGCCTGCCATCTTGGAAAGCGCGTTACAGAAGAGAGCCGCATCGTACCAGCTCACATTGAAAACAGGATGGTTTTCCCCCAGCCATTCCTCAATTTCACCCATCACCTCGCGATAAAGGCCCTGCGTCACCTCCGTCTCGCCGATAGAAAACGCCGAGACCCGGTATTTCGCCGAACCTTTGGAAAACTCCATCGCCGGGACTTCGACCATATCCAGGTATTCGGAAAGGCGCTGCAGCGGCGATGCCGTCGAATCCTGGGTAGAATCCGCCTCGGCACCGGAACTAGAAGATTCAGCAACCTTGCTTTCGCTCGATTTCGTATACGAACCACCGCCGCCACCCTCGGGGGTAATGGGATCCGATTCCACGGCGCTCCCGTCAGCAGAGCACCCGAAAACAAAAGCCAACAGGCTTGTCGTCAACAAACAAAAAAATCGACGCTTCATTCTTCAACCTCTTCATCTTTTACACAACGAACTGCGTAATACTCTTTCTTAGATGCATTAATCAAATCTCTCACTTCAGATTCTAATACCACGCGATATCCATAATTATCAACAATTCCATATGCAAAATTTTCTTCCTCAGCAAGCCAAAAAACAGTTTCCTTTATTCGCAATTGTTCTTCACAAAACACATCATCACAAATCTCATTTTCTTCAAAAAAAACATCATCACAAGCCCAAAACATGTCTATAGAAGTTCGCGCAGGAATCAACTTACGATAATCACTGTATGTAGGAAGACGCCATCCTTCTGGACAAACTCCCCGAATATTTCCCTTACTATCGCATTTTACCCATTCATCTGCTGTTTCATAATAACCGCATCCCCTCGTTTTATCCGAAAAAATGGCTGCACTATCCATCATCGCGGACCATAGATAAAGTCGTCCATACTCGTCACATCCTGTTGACCAATTACCAAGGCACCGACTCGAAGAATCCAAGTCTGCGGTCGGTTGCAGATAAGCATAGTTCAAATTTTTTGCCATCCAAGTAACTTCACCACCTATAGTCACAGTTCTATATGTTTGCCCATCCCGTTCGTCAACCATTTCATCACAAACGATTGTAATTCTAGACGAGGAAGACGAGCTATATAAATAGCAGGCAGGTCCAGTACAACCTTGCGGCATCGAAGAAGAACTCCATTCCGTATCCTCACTGGATGAAGATTCCTCCGCCGACGAGGAGACTTGCAAACTTGAGGACGATTCCTCTAAAACAATTTCGGAACTTGAATAAGCAACAGGTTCGGGTGAATCCGAGGAATCAACGAACGGATTAATTTCTGGACTGCTGGAATATGAAACTCCACCGGGGCTAGGCTTAGCCTCGTTCACGGACTCGTTGCCGCACCCGGCAAGAAAAAGGAGTATAACAAGAAGCAGACCCTTCATTTCTTTCAGCCCTAAAGTACACCATTACTTCACCACGCCCACGCGGTAGAGTTTCTGCTTGGTCTTTCCACTTTCGAACTTTACCTTGAGCCGCGCGGTATAGACATCGGAACCGAGGTGTTTCAGGTCGAGATTTTCGAACTGGTTGCGACCCTGCTTCGCATCGTTCATCTTCGTCTTGAACACGCAAAGTCCCGTAATGTCGTAGAGTTCGAGCGTCGCATCCTTCGCCGCCGCGCCGATTTCAAAGCGGGCCTTGGCGACACCGCCGCGGACAGGGTTCGGGAACATGAAGAATTCCGTAATTTCGTCCTTCGCGACCTGCTTCTTTACGTCTCCGAGTTTCGAGGCGTCAAAGTAGCCGGTGCGTTCGTTGCCACCCGCCGGGAGCGTCCACGCCGCATTCGACGAAGCCGCATCGCTAGAAGCCTTGCGCAGGCGCAGTGCAGACAAATTGTCACGATGCAAAGCGTAGAGTTCAGGACCAGCCGACTTCTTGTCCGAAACGGCATTCGCCACAAAAATGCTCATGGGCTGGAGTTCCGCCACCGTTTCAACATCCTCGTAGCTGCCCATCGCCATCGGGAAACCATCCGTGACCGCCTTGCCCTTACCCGTGTAAGCGTACACAAGACCGTCGCTGCTCGGTACCAGAATTTCAGGGACGTCGTCGCCCGTCACGTCCACCAGAATCGGGTCGCTGAAGAATCCATAAATCGGAGCGCCGCGAGAAATCTTCACCGGGAACCCCGCAATCGGGAGCCCCGAGCGGTCGAGCGCATACACGAGGTTATCGCCCAGGAACACGACTTCAGGATAACCGTCACCGTTGACATCGCCCACCGCAATGCCGGAGGTTTCATCCTTCAGGCCGCTGGTGCCGCCGGCGCCGCGCTTGTAGGACTTGCTCCAATTCAGGGGGCCTTTGACGCTACCGACACTAGCCGCCGTCACCGTTCCGCGGCTACCCACCGCCACCATGTCAACCTTATTGTCGCGATCAAGATCGGCGCAGGCAATGCGGAAAATTTCATCGGCCTTGCCACTCAATTTCACCTCACGGTCCTGCACATAGGCGCTTCCCGAAGCGGTCACATAGGCGAACACATCCTTTCCATCCGCGGAACCGCAGTAGGCCAAATCATTGATGCCTTCGCGTTCCTCGAGAAGCTTCACCTTCCCGTCACTCACATTGAAAGAGGCCTGTCCCTTCGATGTCGCGAAGAAGACCGCACCGCCGTACACCACAGGCCCCGCCGTCGCGGAATCGATGTCAAGTTCCCGCTGCGTCGGGAGCCCTCCCGCAAAGCTCGTCTTCACGAGTTTTCTCCTGTGCAGGCTGTAAACGTCCTTGCCGTCGCTGGCTATGCCCACCAGCGTCCCGTTGCTTGCACCCACGCGATACAGCGGCACCTCGCGCTCGGTCGCATTGCGAGTCAGGGTCCTCTGCACGATCGCCGTATCCGCCGGGAACAGCGTATCTCCCATCGCATTGAACGCCTGCAGCGTTCCGTCTTCGGCACCCACCACGAGAATTTTTTCGCCTTCGTTTTCAGGGTCATCTACGAACACGGCGCCACGCACCGCCGAGGCAAGGCCCACATTGCGTGGGAACTTTCCGCCCTCAATACTCCCGTCGTCAATGCTAATGGTCACGCTGATCGTCTGTGCGCCAAAGTTCACGACGCTGTCACCCATGAAGGCGTTCGCAGTCTTTTCGATGCGGGCATCTTCAGGCACCTTCACGGCAATCTTGATTCCAGTGTAGCCACCCTGAGTCGTCATCGTGTTCGCATAGCCCGTCGCGCCTATCGTCTTGACCGTATCAAACTTCTGCTTGGAATCCTTTGCAGGCTTGCGCAGGTGCGGCAACAGGTCCGTCCCCGAACCGTAATCGTAGGTGTCTTCGCCGATTGCATTTTTGAAGGTTTTGCCGATACTCAAAATTCCATCGGCCTCGACCATCGCAATCCCGAACTGGTGATCGCGCAATGTATCGCCGCCCCAGAAATTCGCAATGCCGTATTCCAGGGTCTTACGCAAGTACCAGTCATTCACACGCCACACCACGATACCGCTCGCCGGCAACCCCGCGTCATAGCTGCTCACATCCAGAATAATCCCGCTCGCCTTCTTGGCGTTCTTTTTGCACTTACCCTTGACGCAGACGCTGTCCTCAAAAACCAGGTTCAGGCTGTCCACCGGCACCGTCTTGACAATCGTGTCGGAGCTTTCGTCATCGTCGCCAAGCGTCACGCTCACCAGGCCGTCCTTGTCCCAGCTGCGCTGACGGTTTTCAATCAGCAGGTATTCGCTTGCAGAAAGCGGCACCTTCACAATTTCGGTACCCTTGCCCGTTCCCGCCGCGGCAATTTCCACCGTCACGGGCTTGCCCGCCACGGGGCGTACTTCCTTCACCTGCGTCCAGCCCATGTAGGCGCGTTCCCACGCCGCCGGCAGCGAAGGCAAGAAACCGTTGCCCGCATTGTAGCCCGCAAAGTCCATCAGGTCGTAATAACCCAGGCGGCTGATACCCTTCACCACGTCGTAGGTGTTCGGGAGCCCGAGTTCATGCGCAATCTGGTTCACGATGTTTCCGTTCACGCCCCAGTTGAGTCCGTCCTGCGAGAAGGTCTCGCTCGTCACCATGATCGAACGCAACGTATCGATAGAGGCATCCTTCAGCACCAGGCCATTGACCACCGAAGAATCCTTGCTTACCTTGCGGACAGCCGTACCTTCGAGCGTATCGGGCAGATACCGCCAATCGTTGCGACTGACATAGAAATCCATGAAGTCACCCGGCGTATCGGCACCGCGCGTACCCATGCTGCCGCCATCCAGCAAGCGGCTCGCCCCCGCGTGGATAATCATGTAGACGCGTTTCGTATTCGGGTTTTTCGACAACGGTTCGCTGAACGGGGATTCGCCCGACTCATGCGCCGCCATCACGGCGTCGTAAACGAACTGCAGGTAATCGCGGCTACGGGCCTCGTCGAATTCGGCCGTCTTCTCGCCCTTCATCTTGCTCGTACGGTTATAGTCGATAATCTGCTTCTTCAGCGTGTAGGCGCTCGATGAGGTGGGGAAAATATGCGCATCAATCACCACATTGCCGTTACTCGCCTTGTTAAAGTAGGCGTTCGCAAAATCGAAATGCTTTTTCCAGTAGGGCACGCTGTTGCGACGCCCCGAAGGGTCCAGCTTGTAGTCGCCCTTCTTTCCCTTGTCGGAATCGAAAAGTCCCGTTCCGGTCGTGAGACTGTTGTCGTTAGGGTTTTCATCCGCAAACTGCACGCGGATCGCATACACCTGCAACGTATCCGCAGCAAGCGTCGGCACAAAAGAGAATAGCCCAAAAACCAATGCAAAGATCTTAGCATTTAACTTCATATCCACAATTTACAAAAGTAGGGAGCAGAAAGTAGAGCGTCGGCGCGACTTAGAATAGTCATTCCCCGACTTTCTTGAAGCTCCTGGGAATGTTCAGGCGCCAGGTCCCCGAGCTGAACGACTTGTTGCGGGCAATCTTCTTGATGCGTATTTCGAGGAATTTCGCACCGTCAAGTTCGAATACGATTCTGGACGGGGTTTCTACCCCCTCGAATGCCTTGAAATCATAGAAACGGATCGTCTCGGTCTTGCCGCCGACCCCCATACGCGAAAGCCATACGACGCGCGACTTTTCCGGGGCGCCCTCCACAGGCTCGCGGCCAAAAGTAAACTTGCGCCCTGTTTTTTCACGGGCATAGACAACCCCCTCGATGCGGGTCGAATCGTCGGGCGGAGCCACTTCCTCGAACCCTTCGGGGAGCAAGCGGCCGTCAAAAATGTCTGCCACCTGGTGGATATGCACCATCGGGAGCGCGTCGCTGTTCAGGAGCCCCACCATGTACCCTTCGC
The nucleotide sequence above comes from Fibrobacter sp. UWH4. Encoded proteins:
- a CDS encoding FISUMP domain-containing protein — its product is MKGLLLVILLFLAGCGNESVNEAKPSPGGVSYSSSPEINPFVDSSDSPEPVAYSSSEIVLEESSSSLQVSSSAEESSSSEDTEWSSSSMPQGCTGPACYLYSSSSSSRITIVCDEMVDERDGQTYRTVTIGGEVTWMAKNLNYAYLQPTADLDSSSRCLGNWSTGCDEYGRLYLWSAMMDSAAIFSDKTRGCGYYETADEWVKCDSKGNIRGVCPEGWRLPTYSDYRKLIPARTSIDMFWACDDVFFEENEICDDVFCEEQLRIKETVFWLAEEENFAYGIVDNYGYRVVLESEVRDLINASKKEYYAVRCVKDEEVEE
- a CDS encoding SUMF1/EgtB/PvdO family nonheme iron enzyme, with protein sequence MKRRFFCLLTTSLLAFVFGCSADGSAVESDPITPEGGGGGSYTKSSESKVAESSSSGAEADSTQDSTASPLQRLSEYLDMVEVPAMEFSKGSAKYRVSAFSIGETEVTQGLYREVMGEIEEWLGENHPVFNVSWYDAALFCNALSKMAGLDTAYVYESVDTKGSLTNLSVNYAAKAVRLPTEMEWEVAARAGTTTTYYWGTETASKYAYYAQSKGPVEVAGYLPNAYGLYDMGGNVAEWTNDWYAAYPTTAQENYTGANSGDYKVVRGGGWPDKAPALASAERDKEDPKYRSQKVGFRAVYSEGF